Proteins from a single region of Phycisphaeraceae bacterium D3-23:
- a CDS encoding glycosyltransferase — MQVLYVAQQYDYGQPEAGHGFEHYNFYQSLCAMGLDVAYFDYPTLHHKLGHRAMNRRLWEVVHSDRPTLLFGIVRRDLIDAGVMRRISQDTDTTTVNWFCDDHWQFETHARRWAPCFNWSVTTSHSAFDKYHALPGVQAIQSQWGCNPALYRPIDLDKQHDVSFVGQPYGRRRSMIEALEHAGIGVHTWGKGWPAGKISQDDMIRVFNQSRVNLNFSEASSPSQSRIEAVFRGRWVQATKNMPALWRVWDHCHERVVEYKRQQALDLGTMPRQIKGRNFEVPACGGYLLTEPAKQLDRYYTPGENIGVFHDTETLIEQVRAALRDPDHRERIAHAGYKHTLANHTWAHRFRDIFARIGLTARPSHTPAAKRDAA, encoded by the coding sequence ATGCAAGTCCTCTACGTCGCCCAACAATACGACTATGGCCAGCCCGAAGCCGGGCACGGCTTCGAGCACTACAACTTCTACCAGTCGCTCTGCGCGATGGGGCTCGACGTTGCCTACTTCGACTACCCGACGCTCCATCACAAGCTCGGCCACCGCGCGATGAACCGCCGGCTGTGGGAAGTCGTTCATTCGGATCGGCCCACGCTGCTGTTCGGCATCGTCCGGCGTGACCTGATCGACGCGGGCGTGATGCGGCGAATCTCACAAGACACCGACACGACGACCGTCAACTGGTTCTGCGACGACCACTGGCAGTTCGAGACCCACGCCCGGCGGTGGGCCCCCTGCTTCAATTGGTCTGTGACAACGTCGCACAGCGCCTTCGACAAGTACCACGCCTTGCCCGGCGTACAGGCGATCCAGAGCCAGTGGGGCTGCAACCCCGCCCTCTATCGCCCGATCGATCTGGACAAGCAGCACGACGTCTCATTCGTCGGCCAGCCCTACGGGCGACGGCGCAGCATGATCGAGGCGCTTGAGCACGCAGGCATCGGTGTGCACACGTGGGGCAAAGGCTGGCCGGCCGGTAAGATCAGTCAGGACGACATGATCCGGGTGTTCAACCAGAGCCGGGTCAACCTCAACTTCAGTGAAGCATCAAGCCCGAGCCAGTCTCGCATCGAGGCGGTATTCCGCGGGCGCTGGGTGCAGGCAACCAAAAACATGCCTGCGCTGTGGCGGGTCTGGGACCACTGCCATGAACGCGTTGTCGAGTACAAACGCCAGCAAGCGCTCGACTTGGGCACGATGCCCCGGCAGATCAAGGGACGCAATTTCGAGGTCCCCGCGTGTGGCGGCTATCTGCTGACCGAACCCGCCAAACAGCTCGACCGCTACTACACACCCGGCGAAAACATCGGCGTTTTCCACGACACTGAGACGCTCATCGAGCAGGTCCGCGCAGCGCTGCGCGACCCCGACCACCGTGAACGTATCGCTCACGCCGGCTACAAACATACCCTGGCCAACCACACCTGGGCGCACCGATTCCGCGACATCTTTGCAAGGATCGGGCTGACCGCTCGGCCTAGCCACACTCCTGCTGCGAAACGCGACGCCGCCTGA
- a CDS encoding methyltransferase domain-containing protein — MPQPIGTTNESARHRWVHDQLAALPAGGRLLDAGAGMQRYRNDCNHLDYVAQDFAQYDGQGDGKGGQVAGWKHDGLDIVSDITAIPEPDASFDAVLCTEVFEHVPDPIGALRELSRLLCPGGTLILTAPFVSNTHYSPYHFCTGFSRYFYEKHLAEAGLTVATIDANGSFFAVLAQELRRVPWVADRYCNRKPGLLLRAATALTLHGIERLARHDHGSHEYLSFGLQVVARKPVNAARLDTTPQSRAA; from the coding sequence ATGCCACAGCCCATCGGCACCACCAACGAATCCGCACGCCACCGCTGGGTCCACGACCAGCTCGCCGCGCTGCCCGCCGGCGGCAGACTGCTCGATGCCGGCGCAGGGATGCAGCGCTACCGCAACGATTGCAATCACCTCGACTACGTTGCGCAAGACTTCGCGCAGTACGACGGGCAAGGTGACGGTAAGGGTGGGCAGGTCGCGGGCTGGAAACACGACGGGCTCGATATCGTCAGCGATATCACCGCGATCCCCGAACCCGACGCGTCGTTTGATGCCGTACTCTGCACCGAGGTCTTCGAACACGTCCCGGACCCGATCGGCGCTTTGCGCGAACTCTCTCGCCTGCTCTGCCCCGGCGGGACGCTCATCCTCACCGCGCCGTTTGTGAGCAACACGCACTACTCGCCCTACCACTTCTGCACGGGCTTCAGCCGATATTTCTACGAGAAACACCTCGCCGAGGCAGGACTCACCGTTGCAACAATCGACGCGAACGGCTCGTTCTTCGCCGTGCTGGCGCAAGAGCTTCGGCGTGTGCCCTGGGTGGCCGACCGCTACTGCAATCGCAAGCCAGGCCTGCTGCTTCGTGCCGCGACCGCGCTCACGCTGCATGGGATCGAACGCCTCGCCCGCCACGACCATGGCTCGCACGAGTACCTCTCGTTCGGGCTGCAGGTCGTCGCGCGTAAACCCGTGAACGCAGCCCGTCTTGACACCACCCCCCAATCGCGTGCCGCTTAG
- a CDS encoding acyltransferase, which yields MIDLAPRCELKQGVIIHAHRARVSIGRRSQINPYTVIYGGSGVSIGADVMVAPHCVLAAGNHDHRQLGQPMRTAPSISRGPIVIEDDVWLGAHCTITDGVTIGQGAVVGANSVVTKDVPAYAIVAGVPAKVIGSRQDINETTVSPERQTTRSRSAA from the coding sequence ATGATCGACCTCGCGCCACGATGCGAACTCAAGCAAGGCGTCATCATCCACGCCCACCGCGCCCGGGTCAGCATCGGCAGGCGGTCACAAATCAACCCCTATACCGTGATCTATGGCGGCAGCGGGGTCTCGATCGGCGCGGACGTCATGGTCGCGCCCCACTGTGTCCTCGCCGCCGGCAACCACGACCACCGCCAGCTCGGCCAGCCGATGCGCACCGCGCCGAGCATCAGCCGGGGCCCGATCGTGATCGAGGACGATGTGTGGCTCGGGGCTCATTGCACGATCACCGACGGCGTGACCATCGGCCAAGGCGCGGTCGTCGGCGCCAACAGTGTCGTTACGAAAGATGTCCCGGCCTACGCGATCGTGGCCGGGGTGCCAGCGAAGGTCATTGGCAGCCGGCAAGACATCAACGAAACAACCGTGTCGCCCGAACGGCAAACCACCCGCAGTCGCAGCGCTGCCTGA
- a CDS encoding glycosyltransferase, with amino-acid sequence MTNTVPTQDDRLAIDALALRHEGAWRRGYDRFPGVINRLGLTHGVEVGVAFGGHSEAILKHTGVIQLVGVDSYRHRVGYDDPMNLPQQQFDALHERTAHRLAPFTDRFELVRRESVDAAGLFTDERFDFIYLDADHSEDGVWRDLCAWAPKAKTGGILAGHDYGHRDFPGVKRAIDRFVGRFGWTVHEEGEGVWWAQRTALPISYFIPCYNCETWLVQSAASILDANLAEGDELILVNDGSTDATPQLVEQLADKHPAVRAIHHAKNRGGSAARNSAVDAAQHALCFCLDSDNLVAPGSVAPLRDHLLRTGVDAVGFQELRYFTDQGGPGEITHTLAYEDVITDFARYLATKLVPGASGNYLFTKQSWQRAGGYPEQAGALDAWGFGLRQAATGSTMTVLPGSHYLHRHSHDSYWVRHDRAGTIDAAALDVLRPFFDQLDPRDVRYLQSEKGARVWFAQLNERPIRLKTDANTRENSVIITKLKNRLRRLTHRAA; translated from the coding sequence ATGACGAACACAGTGCCGACTCAAGACGACCGGCTCGCCATCGACGCACTCGCGCTGCGCCATGAGGGCGCTTGGCGGCGCGGCTACGACCGCTTCCCCGGCGTGATCAACCGACTGGGTCTGACACACGGCGTCGAGGTCGGCGTCGCGTTTGGCGGCCACAGCGAAGCGATCCTCAAACACACCGGCGTCATACAACTCGTCGGCGTCGATTCGTATCGGCACCGGGTCGGCTACGACGACCCCATGAACCTGCCCCAACAGCAGTTTGACGCGCTGCATGAACGCACCGCACACCGGCTCGCACCGTTCACTGACAGATTCGAACTTGTGCGCCGTGAATCCGTGGACGCGGCGGGTCTCTTCACGGACGAACGCTTCGACTTTATCTACCTCGACGCCGACCACAGCGAAGACGGCGTATGGCGAGACCTCTGCGCCTGGGCACCCAAGGCGAAGACCGGCGGCATCCTTGCGGGCCACGACTACGGGCACCGCGACTTTCCCGGCGTCAAACGCGCGATCGACCGCTTCGTCGGCCGCTTCGGCTGGACGGTACACGAGGAGGGCGAAGGCGTCTGGTGGGCGCAGCGCACCGCCCTCCCCATCAGCTACTTCATCCCGTGCTACAACTGCGAAACGTGGCTCGTACAGTCGGCCGCGTCGATCCTCGACGCCAACCTCGCTGAGGGTGACGAACTTATCCTCGTCAACGACGGCTCGACCGACGCCACGCCGCAGCTCGTAGAACAACTCGCCGACAAACACCCCGCCGTCCGCGCGATCCACCATGCCAAGAACCGTGGCGGCAGCGCGGCTCGTAACTCCGCCGTCGATGCGGCCCAGCACGCGCTGTGCTTCTGCCTCGATTCAGACAATCTGGTCGCACCCGGCAGCGTTGCGCCGCTGCGTGACCACCTGCTGCGCACCGGCGTCGACGCGGTCGGCTTTCAAGAGCTCCGCTACTTCACTGACCAAGGCGGGCCCGGCGAAATCACGCATACACTTGCCTACGAGGACGTCATCACCGACTTCGCGCGATACCTCGCAACCAAGCTCGTCCCCGGCGCAAGCGGAAACTATCTGTTCACCAAACAGAGCTGGCAACGCGCAGGCGGCTACCCCGAGCAGGCCGGGGCACTCGACGCATGGGGCTTTGGCCTCCGACAGGCCGCGACGGGATCGACGATGACCGTCCTGCCCGGCTCGCATTACCTACACCGCCACAGCCACGACTCCTACTGGGTCCGCCACGACCGCGCCGGCACGATCGATGCGGCCGCGCTCGATGTGCTTCGCCCCTTCTTCGACCAACTTGATCCGCGCGACGTCCGCTACCTGCAATCCGAAAAGGGAGCTCGCGTCTGGTTCGCCCAGCTCAACGAGCGCCCGATCCGCCTCAAAACAGACGCAAACACACGTGAAAACAGCGTCATCATCACCAAGCTCAAAAACCGCCTGCGCCGGCTCACCCACCGCGCGGCCTGA
- a CDS encoding ABC transporter ATP-binding protein: MTQPAIQADRLTKRYRLGAGVAAEQTLAERISHGLRRRLRRASAPKPEWFEALRGVSFDVRPGEVLGVIGRNGAGKSTLLKLLARITEPTSGSATLHGRVGSLLEVGTGFHPELSGRENIYLNGAILGMKRREITRQFDAIVDFAEIERFLDTPVKRYSSGMYVRLAFAVAAHLEPEVLLIDEVLAVGDAGFQRKCLGKMSDIAGSGRTVLFVSHDMGAVAKLCDRVMLLDQGQVQSITEPGPAIHQYLQLAADWRSDPAGVFSGPLTDALSFTGLTINDLPEDQPQIINPDDTLTLRVTGHASEAVPAFRTTFSIYQDGVRVLTQHDTAEPEDLPAGEFRSCVTIPRLLLRPGNYTVAIGGYRDGMNEYLWGADLARFTITQQWSADYDPINLGLINVPGHGTRDTETSHTKRPGRAA; encoded by the coding sequence ATGACCCAGCCCGCGATCCAGGCCGACCGACTGACGAAGCGCTACCGCCTAGGCGCGGGCGTTGCGGCCGAACAGACCTTGGCAGAGCGCATCAGCCACGGCCTCCGGCGCCGGCTGCGACGCGCCAGCGCACCGAAGCCCGAGTGGTTCGAGGCGCTGCGCGGCGTCAGCTTCGACGTACGCCCCGGCGAAGTCCTCGGCGTCATCGGCCGCAACGGCGCAGGCAAGTCCACCCTCCTCAAACTCCTCGCACGTATCACCGAGCCGACATCAGGCAGCGCGACACTCCACGGCCGCGTCGGTTCGCTCCTCGAAGTCGGCACCGGGTTCCACCCCGAGCTCAGCGGCCGCGAGAACATCTACCTCAACGGCGCGATCCTTGGGATGAAACGCCGGGAGATCACGCGGCAGTTCGACGCGATCGTCGACTTCGCCGAGATCGAACGCTTCCTCGACACGCCCGTCAAGCGCTACTCCAGCGGGATGTACGTCCGCCTCGCGTTCGCGGTCGCGGCGCACCTCGAGCCCGAGGTGCTGCTGATCGACGAAGTCCTCGCCGTGGGCGACGCGGGTTTTCAGCGTAAATGTCTGGGGAAAATGAGCGATATCGCAGGGAGCGGGCGGACCGTGCTCTTCGTGAGCCACGACATGGGGGCCGTCGCCAAGCTCTGCGACCGCGTCATGCTGCTCGACCAGGGCCAGGTGCAATCGATCACCGAGCCCGGCCCCGCGATCCATCAATACCTCCAACTCGCCGCCGACTGGCGCAGCGACCCGGCCGGTGTATTTAGCGGGCCGCTGACCGATGCGCTTTCGTTCACCGGGCTCACAATCAACGACCTGCCCGAAGACCAGCCGCAGATCATCAACCCCGACGACACGTTGACGCTCCGCGTCACCGGCCACGCAAGCGAGGCGGTCCCCGCGTTCCGCACCACGTTTTCGATCTATCAAGACGGCGTGCGTGTGCTCACGCAGCACGACACCGCCGAGCCCGAAGACCTTCCCGCCGGCGAATTCCGAAGCTGCGTCACGATCCCACGCCTGCTCCTGCGCCCGGGCAACTACACGGTTGCCATCGGCGGCTACCGCGACGGGATGAACGAATACCTCTGGGGCGCGGACCTTGCGCGCTTCACCATCACGCAGCAATGGTCCGCCGACTACGACCCGATTAACCTCGGCCTCATCAACGTCCCGGGACATGGCACACGCGACACCGAAACAAGCCACACAAAACGACCAGGCAGGGCCGCATGA
- a CDS encoding ABC transporter permease has product MLALRDIKVRYKQAVLGVAWAILQPLAMAGILWLFFGILLGMDEKVAPTPYLVFVLAGVLPWTLFESAVTASSNSVVANAGIVRKVYFPRLIIPLAAAGAPLVDYVLGLGVLVLAMLVMGVAFSWQLALLPLLVLSTLIAVMGVGILLSALTVAYRDFRHIVPFLLRLLFFMTPVIYPVAVMPERFRWVLALNPVGGTISAFRAAALGEPIDTTAWGLSTLIGCVCLGVGLAYFQRAQRRFADIV; this is encoded by the coding sequence ATGCTCGCGCTGCGGGATATCAAGGTCCGATATAAACAGGCCGTGCTCGGCGTCGCGTGGGCCATCCTCCAGCCCCTCGCGATGGCGGGCATACTCTGGCTGTTCTTCGGCATCCTCCTGGGCATGGACGAGAAGGTCGCGCCCACCCCCTACCTCGTCTTTGTTCTCGCCGGCGTCTTACCGTGGACCCTCTTCGAGAGCGCCGTCACCGCGTCGAGCAACAGCGTCGTCGCCAACGCCGGCATCGTCCGCAAAGTCTACTTCCCCCGCCTCATCATCCCCCTCGCCGCCGCGGGTGCGCCGCTCGTCGACTATGTGCTTGGCCTCGGCGTCCTGGTCCTGGCGATGCTCGTGATGGGTGTCGCGTTCTCATGGCAGCTCGCGCTGCTCCCGCTGCTCGTCCTATCGACACTCATCGCCGTGATGGGTGTCGGCATCCTTCTTAGCGCCTTGACCGTCGCCTACCGCGACTTTCGGCACATCGTCCCGTTCCTGCTGCGCCTGCTGTTTTTCATGACGCCCGTCATCTACCCCGTCGCCGTGATGCCCGAGCGTTTCCGCTGGGTGCTCGCGCTCAACCCGGTGGGTGGCACCATCAGCGCTTTCCGTGCGGCCGCCCTGGGCGAACCGATCGACACCACCGCTTGGGGGCTTTCAACTCTCATCGGCTGCGTGTGCCTGGGCGTCGGTCTGGCCTACTTCCAACGTGCGCAGCGCCGCTTCGCCGACATCGTGTAA
- a CDS encoding glycosyltransferase family 39 protein, with product MSSIHNIPEPTTGYRPVVDESAPAPTGVPGADPLVRRPDCAGQEDTSRPATEVDEELGSKTWVVMLTLSGLLLRGLLLYFGLLGIDSDAAAAWATQGSELTQHGPAALDGQLPIYPLVMAGLSAVGIPLGVMSIVQALLGVLAIPAAYAVAKKLTGRDLAGVGAAALMALHPGVLAWTTAAAPGGLGCALVVIGLYLLLKTEKNGETNAWPAGVLFAIAALTAPAAWLIGLGAACGCVAQGDAKKRIISAAIVLTLSVGPIAAWSALYGQGLTQPLATAQTSTALPHLAALTDQSLNELGNQLRFEMQPNGILTRIAEGRTTVPIERDPVADAIGDGWVALNAAILVAAAVSLALLLVRRRFAAAAMLSIPLLVLLATGLPLGEPHRMALFGPLAILAFGGLCTHAAAHLTAEEREALLQEKELNRQQKLEAKQQHREKKYGLYAFDKPKKRKAAKKLKTKPGADAELSPDASHALAGTADTEPAMSRPI from the coding sequence ATGTCATCGATCCATAACATCCCGGAACCGACGACAGGCTACCGCCCAGTCGTCGATGAATCCGCTCCCGCGCCGACTGGCGTGCCGGGTGCGGACCCGCTCGTACGCCGCCCCGACTGCGCCGGGCAGGAAGATACAAGCCGGCCTGCGACGGAGGTCGACGAAGAACTCGGCTCCAAGACCTGGGTCGTGATGCTCACGCTGAGCGGTTTGCTCCTGCGCGGGCTTCTCCTCTACTTCGGCCTGTTGGGCATCGATAGCGACGCCGCCGCAGCATGGGCAACGCAGGGCAGTGAGCTCACTCAGCACGGGCCGGCAGCGCTCGACGGGCAGCTCCCGATCTACCCACTGGTCATGGCCGGGCTCAGCGCCGTCGGCATCCCGCTCGGTGTGATGTCGATCGTCCAAGCACTGCTCGGCGTGCTCGCGATTCCAGCGGCATACGCCGTCGCGAAGAAGCTGACAGGCCGGGACCTCGCCGGGGTGGGTGCCGCTGCGTTGATGGCACTGCACCCAGGTGTGCTGGCGTGGACCACCGCCGCCGCCCCGGGCGGACTCGGCTGTGCACTCGTCGTGATCGGTCTCTATCTGCTTCTAAAAACCGAGAAAAACGGGGAGACCAATGCCTGGCCGGCGGGTGTGCTGTTCGCGATCGCAGCCCTCACGGCCCCCGCGGCGTGGCTGATCGGCCTCGGCGCCGCATGCGGCTGCGTCGCGCAGGGCGATGCAAAAAAACGAATCATCTCCGCCGCAATCGTCCTCACGCTGAGCGTCGGACCCATCGCGGCCTGGTCGGCCCTGTACGGTCAAGGCCTCACGCAACCCCTCGCTACCGCGCAGACCTCAACTGCACTCCCCCATCTCGCCGCGCTCACCGACCAGTCTCTGAACGAGTTGGGCAACCAGCTTCGTTTCGAGATGCAGCCAAACGGCATCCTCACCCGGATCGCCGAAGGGCGAACCACCGTGCCCATTGAGCGCGACCCCGTCGCCGACGCGATCGGCGATGGATGGGTCGCGCTCAACGCCGCGATCCTCGTTGCCGCGGCGGTCTCGCTCGCCCTGCTGCTTGTGCGAAGGCGTTTCGCCGCCGCCGCGATGCTCTCGATCCCGCTCCTGGTCCTACTCGCCACGGGCCTGCCCCTGGGTGAGCCCCACCGCATGGCGCTCTTCGGCCCCCTCGCGATCCTCGCCTTCGGCGGGCTGTGTACACATGCCGCCGCACACCTCACCGCCGAAGAACGCGAGGCCTTGCTACAAGAAAAAGAGCTCAACCGCCAACAAAAACTAGAAGCCAAGCAGCAACACCGAGAAAAAAAGTACGGCCTCTACGCCTTCGACAAACCCAAGAAGCGCAAAGCGGCGAAGAAGTTGAAAACCAAACCAGGAGCCGACGCAGAGCTGAGCCCAGACGCGAGCCACGCGCTCGCCGGCACCGCAGACACCGAGCCGGCGATGTCACGCCCCATCTGA
- a CDS encoding HDOD domain-containing protein, whose protein sequence is MSMTSLGGDLKGSVRNLTQERVLACESLPTLPTVAMELLQKTSNPDVAINEIAELIQSDPGLAGKVLKTVNSSFYGLPKPCPSIDRAIGMLGLRAVKSLVLGFSMVNLSQDVSDGFDMAMFWRRTIIAAAGARQVATLAKTCEPDEAFAAALFQDMGMLAIFVTEPEAYSAMVDHAGVFHNNLYKAEQKQLGFDHATIGAELAKRWRMPDQIVEAIRHHHRAEEAEDHTEVVRVVALGVLAARCVVEEGEGPAFSELLEKANGWYGWHPQDLTAIIEKTTAASKEVARLLGQGIGEMPDPQQLLATANQRLVEQQIMVQRESEGFQKQAEQYEQAATTDGLTGIANRKRFDDVAEEAMATATGSGQPIAVLFSDADKFKFVNDTYGHHAGDLVLIELANRLVQTVGAQGTVCRYGGEEFAIVLPGATLETATQVGEAMRRAIADRPFELADVPDCPDELPRTVSVGVAAWAPGLPQVSAQELVQRADKAVYLAKESGRNNVKRWGVDLGDGIPAPAVSTAPAPAVPTTAPIASTQSNNTDGDEMIPDLSPDAGPKHVLVVEDDALASRLMKMHFEKHSEVQAKIAGDGREAVQMLRDAQRPGQSLPDLIVCDVNMPGFTGLQILKALKANPVFSSIPIVMVTATEDGEARQACQDAGAMGVFSKTAISETMETWCQSMLSALKLAS, encoded by the coding sequence ATGTCGATGACCTCGTTGGGTGGGGACCTTAAAGGTAGCGTTAGGAATCTGACACAGGAACGCGTGCTCGCTTGCGAGTCCCTGCCGACGCTGCCGACGGTGGCGATGGAACTGCTGCAGAAGACCAGCAACCCGGACGTCGCGATCAACGAGATCGCAGAGCTCATCCAGAGCGACCCCGGGCTTGCGGGCAAAGTGCTCAAGACCGTGAACTCGAGTTTCTACGGCCTGCCCAAGCCCTGCCCGTCGATCGATCGGGCGATCGGGATGCTCGGGCTGAGGGCGGTCAAGTCGCTGGTGCTGGGTTTCAGCATGGTCAACCTGTCGCAGGACGTGAGCGATGGGTTCGACATGGCGATGTTCTGGCGCAGGACCATCATCGCGGCCGCGGGCGCACGGCAGGTGGCGACGCTGGCAAAGACGTGCGAGCCCGACGAGGCCTTCGCCGCCGCGTTGTTCCAGGACATGGGGATGCTTGCGATCTTCGTGACCGAGCCCGAGGCATATTCTGCGATGGTGGATCACGCGGGCGTCTTCCACAACAATCTGTACAAGGCCGAGCAGAAGCAGCTCGGCTTCGACCATGCGACGATCGGTGCGGAGCTCGCCAAGCGTTGGCGGATGCCCGATCAGATCGTCGAGGCCATCCGCCACCACCATCGGGCCGAAGAAGCGGAAGACCACACCGAGGTGGTGCGGGTTGTCGCGCTGGGCGTGCTCGCCGCGCGGTGTGTCGTCGAAGAGGGAGAAGGCCCTGCCTTCTCTGAACTCTTGGAGAAAGCCAACGGGTGGTACGGCTGGCACCCGCAAGACCTGACCGCGATCATTGAGAAGACCACGGCCGCGAGTAAGGAGGTCGCCCGGCTCCTGGGCCAGGGGATCGGCGAGATGCCGGACCCCCAGCAACTGCTTGCAACCGCGAACCAACGGCTGGTTGAACAACAGATCATGGTCCAGCGAGAGTCGGAGGGATTCCAGAAGCAGGCCGAGCAATACGAACAAGCCGCGACGACCGACGGGCTGACCGGCATCGCCAACCGCAAGCGCTTCGACGATGTCGCTGAAGAGGCGATGGCGACGGCGACCGGCTCGGGCCAACCGATCGCAGTTCTTTTCAGCGACGCCGACAAGTTCAAGTTTGTCAACGATACCTATGGGCACCACGCGGGCGACCTCGTCCTCATTGAGCTGGCCAACCGGCTTGTTCAGACGGTTGGTGCGCAAGGGACCGTCTGCCGGTATGGCGGGGAAGAGTTCGCCATCGTCCTGCCCGGTGCAACTTTAGAAACCGCAACCCAGGTCGGTGAGGCCATGCGACGCGCGATCGCCGATCGGCCGTTCGAGCTGGCCGACGTGCCAGACTGCCCGGACGAGCTGCCACGCACCGTGAGTGTGGGGGTAGCGGCCTGGGCACCGGGTCTGCCGCAGGTTTCTGCGCAGGAGCTCGTTCAGCGTGCAGACAAGGCCGTGTACCTCGCGAAAGAGAGTGGCCGCAACAACGTGAAGCGGTGGGGCGTGGACCTGGGCGATGGGATCCCCGCTCCCGCGGTATCAACCGCCCCCGCACCAGCCGTGCCCACCACTGCGCCGATCGCATCAACGCAATCGAACAACACCGACGGCGACGAGATGATCCCCGACCTGAGCCCGGACGCCGGCCCCAAACATGTCCTGGTCGTCGAAGACGACGCGCTCGCCTCTCGCCTGATGAAGATGCACTTCGAGAAACACAGCGAGGTGCAAGCCAAGATCGCAGGGGACGGCCGCGAAGCGGTCCAGATGCTCCGAGATGCCCAGCGTCCGGGACAGTCGCTGCCCGACCTGATCGTGTGCGACGTGAACATGCCCGGGTTTACCGGGCTCCAGATCCTCAAAGCGCTCAAGGCAAACCCTGTTTTCAGCTCAATCCCGATCGTGATGGTTACGGCGACCGAAGACGGTGAGGCCCGACAAGCCTGCCAGGACGCGGGCGCAATGGGTGTCTTCAGCAAGACCGCGATCAGTGAGACGATGGAGACATGGTGCCAGTCGATGCTCTCTGCCCTTAAGCTGGCGAGCTAA
- a CDS encoding metallophosphoesterase translates to MHRRTVVISDTHLAGDGRGARSAEALRPLWQGADELIVNGDFAELSDARWRGSAARQILKIGELCEEDGVRLTFLSGNHDPLITDRRYLRLHGGEIFLTHGDMLHPSISPWVRDAGKLRALHHDAIASLDPQQRGGLDEQANVVQHVSGQKWDYLAEKNGHETRKVKRLVRHAGTCARVLWFWHRLPRLAADFADRYAPEARFFIFGHFHRAGVWHIGGRTIINTGSFHAPRRPHAVVIEGGQMALHRIAFNPAGHTLIDKPRAVFPLNTPAQAEAIPARLTRADRPRKSKSSAA, encoded by the coding sequence ATGCACCGACGCACCGTTGTAATTTCGGATACCCACCTCGCCGGCGACGGCCGAGGCGCACGCAGCGCCGAAGCGCTCCGCCCGTTGTGGCAGGGTGCCGATGAATTGATCGTCAATGGCGATTTCGCCGAGCTATCGGACGCACGCTGGCGCGGGTCGGCCGCGCGTCAGATCCTCAAGATCGGCGAGCTCTGCGAGGAAGACGGCGTCCGCCTTACCTTCCTCTCAGGCAACCACGACCCACTCATCACCGACCGGCGGTATCTCCGCCTACACGGCGGCGAAATCTTCCTGACCCACGGCGATATGCTGCACCCATCGATCTCGCCTTGGGTCCGCGATGCCGGAAAGCTCCGCGCACTGCACCACGATGCGATCGCCAGCCTCGACCCGCAGCAGCGCGGCGGACTGGATGAGCAGGCCAACGTGGTCCAGCACGTCTCGGGACAAAAGTGGGATTACCTCGCAGAAAAGAACGGGCACGAGACCCGCAAGGTGAAACGTCTGGTGCGCCACGCAGGCACCTGCGCACGGGTTCTTTGGTTCTGGCACCGCCTGCCCCGGCTGGCGGCGGACTTCGCCGACCGATATGCGCCCGAAGCACGCTTCTTCATCTTCGGCCACTTCCACCGTGCCGGCGTCTGGCACATCGGCGGCCGAACCATCATCAACACAGGATCGTTCCACGCGCCACGCCGACCCCACGCCGTGGTCATCGAGGGCGGGCAGATGGCCCTACACCGCATCGCATTCAATCCCGCCGGCCACACGCTGATCGATAAGCCCCGCGCGGTCTTCCCGCTCAATACGCCCGCGCAGGCCGAGGCGATCCCCGCACGTCTGACACGCGCCGACCGCCCCCGCAAGAGCAAGAGCTCCGCGGCGTAA